Proteins encoded in a region of the Granulicella sibirica genome:
- a CDS encoding TonB-dependent receptor, translating into MRFAALVLSASLEMAAQTPGTGGMSGAVTDPSGRAVAHAGIVVTNGATDVVRTVETNSLGIFRLPLISPGTYTISVSAAGFAPSVTREIRVSVSETQAVVIRLSLQSAQTTIDVRATRPVANIESSTIGGLVDGEAITSLPLASRNYTQILGLSPGVIADLPTVTTLGNGTQNVAAQGATPLSNNIQFNGIDANNILENSAAGAQNYETGTAIPAPDSIEEFRVQTANYDAGYGRGSGANIDIVSRTGGNQLHGDVWEFVRNNIFNANDFFSKLHGQPRADLKQNQFGAAVGGKLLRDRDFFFVAYQGTRQVNGLGTSRTATLPLLTSDRSATALGAQFCPATHLDGQGQAALGYQTNAGGTQVTCDGSNISPVALALLNAKLPNGQFAVPAPQIPLVATGPNASDQLPVGTSTFHPPAYYNEDQYSANLDETLTARNTLSQRFFYANGTTTLPFSPNGANVPGWGTDASSKNLLFSLADTHIASPSLTNIARFGYTRYEGLAAAENPLSATSLGIGTPTGPAVAGANMPSISVGGFTVGDGGTPSEWSVTDTFLGQDTVALTKGRNNARFGVEVKYHQVSEDQPQQVDGNLMIASLPDFLLGQSAAQNNSPLGLSNVSLSISGGGIFRRDERYRDLAAFAQDDFKLTPRLTLNVGLRYEIFGAPSDVHGRLTNFDPTQALQGVLPDSGVLNGFSVASNFPGDVPAGVTRTSYSSYYKTPHGDVSPRFGFVWQATQTPVIVVRGGAGLYYDRHSGNLPEAMLGQLPFAISQFNSGAPNGPATLQNPFVPLTPSASSFPIFQPLVNFGFPFIEGINPNIKDGRTAEYNFNIQYEAGRSTLVQVGYVGTRSDHRSGQLEFDQALLASPGNPVNGQTVNTSDNAFLRMPFQGLSPGSLLTDSVFEANFNALEASILRRLSHGLEFQVSYTWSKNLDEVNGEGGTDTFELQLPTNDQFHLRQSSYGLANDDRAQRLVINAVWNTPHVHTGPAALRHIANDWQFSGIALIQSGAALSVFDGNAGSVYSLLGGEVRAQVVPHASPSTKGSLFDRVVSGRYLDATAFQRAPQAPNSSSIADEDFGNSGVGLVRGPGQHNLDFAVERIFPLREQLKLSFRSEFFNLTNTPQFGNPNNNLGYGNPLQPAVASQSFGLILGEQGGPHPRIIQLAAKLRF; encoded by the coding sequence CGATGTCGTCCGGACTGTCGAAACGAATAGCCTCGGCATCTTTCGTTTGCCCCTGATATCACCGGGCACCTACACCATTTCCGTTTCCGCTGCGGGCTTTGCGCCTAGCGTTACGCGTGAGATTCGGGTATCGGTAAGTGAGACACAAGCCGTTGTGATTCGCCTCTCCCTCCAGAGCGCCCAGACCACCATCGATGTTCGGGCGACGCGTCCGGTCGCGAACATCGAAAGCTCCACCATAGGTGGCCTGGTCGACGGTGAGGCGATCACGTCCCTCCCTCTTGCCTCACGGAATTACACACAGATTCTTGGGCTGTCTCCAGGCGTCATCGCCGATCTGCCGACCGTCACCACCCTTGGCAACGGCACACAGAACGTCGCCGCCCAGGGAGCGACCCCCCTCTCCAACAACATCCAGTTCAACGGGATCGACGCGAACAACATACTAGAAAACTCTGCCGCCGGGGCCCAGAACTACGAGACTGGCACAGCCATTCCCGCACCCGATTCCATCGAGGAGTTTCGCGTGCAGACGGCAAACTACGATGCAGGCTATGGTCGTGGTTCAGGCGCCAATATCGACATCGTGAGCCGGACCGGAGGCAACCAGCTTCATGGTGACGTGTGGGAGTTCGTTCGCAACAACATCTTCAACGCCAACGACTTCTTCTCCAAACTTCACGGCCAGCCTCGCGCAGACCTGAAGCAGAATCAGTTCGGGGCGGCCGTGGGTGGGAAGCTTCTGCGAGACCGCGATTTTTTCTTTGTCGCATACCAAGGCACGCGACAGGTGAACGGGCTCGGGACATCACGCACGGCCACGCTTCCCCTGCTCACTTCGGATCGTTCTGCCACCGCGCTCGGTGCGCAGTTCTGCCCTGCGACGCATCTGGACGGCCAGGGCCAGGCCGCACTCGGATACCAGACAAACGCCGGGGGCACCCAAGTCACATGCGACGGCTCGAATATTTCGCCTGTCGCCCTAGCACTCCTGAACGCGAAGTTGCCGAACGGGCAGTTCGCCGTGCCGGCACCTCAGATTCCGCTGGTCGCAACCGGGCCCAACGCATCGGATCAACTTCCTGTCGGAACCTCCACGTTTCATCCGCCTGCCTACTACAACGAAGATCAATACAGCGCGAATCTCGACGAGACTCTTACGGCCCGAAATACCCTTTCGCAACGCTTCTTCTACGCCAACGGGACCACCACCCTTCCCTTCTCTCCCAATGGGGCCAACGTCCCCGGGTGGGGCACTGATGCGTCCAGCAAGAATCTGCTTTTTTCGCTGGCCGACACGCACATCGCAAGCCCGTCTCTGACCAATATCGCGCGCTTCGGTTATACGCGTTACGAGGGACTCGCCGCGGCGGAGAATCCGCTGAGCGCTACTTCGCTCGGCATTGGCACACCCACCGGGCCAGCGGTGGCCGGAGCCAACATGCCATCCATCAGCGTCGGCGGTTTCACCGTTGGCGACGGCGGCACACCGAGCGAATGGTCTGTCACCGACACATTCCTCGGACAGGACACCGTGGCGCTCACGAAAGGACGCAACAACGCACGATTCGGTGTCGAGGTGAAGTATCACCAGGTCAGCGAGGATCAACCGCAGCAGGTGGATGGCAATCTTATGATCGCTTCCCTGCCGGACTTTCTACTGGGTCAAAGCGCGGCGCAAAACAACAGTCCGCTTGGCCTCAGCAACGTCTCCCTGAGCATCTCTGGCGGAGGCATCTTTCGCCGGGACGAACGCTATCGTGATCTCGCGGCCTTCGCTCAGGACGATTTCAAGCTAACGCCTCGCCTAACCTTGAACGTTGGACTCCGCTACGAAATCTTCGGTGCCCCGAGCGACGTACACGGACGTCTGACGAACTTTGACCCAACCCAGGCGCTGCAGGGGGTTCTTCCGGACTCGGGCGTCTTGAACGGCTTTAGCGTGGCTTCGAACTTCCCTGGCGATGTCCCCGCAGGCGTCACGCGCACATCCTATTCCAGCTACTACAAGACGCCGCACGGAGACGTCAGTCCTCGCTTCGGCTTCGTCTGGCAGGCCACTCAGACGCCGGTTATCGTCGTGCGCGGCGGGGCTGGCCTATATTACGATCGGCACTCCGGCAACCTTCCCGAGGCGATGTTGGGCCAACTGCCCTTCGCGATCTCTCAGTTCAATTCCGGTGCTCCCAACGGGCCTGCCACGCTGCAAAACCCATTCGTTCCGCTCACTCCATCCGCTTCTTCATTCCCGATCTTCCAGCCTCTGGTCAACTTTGGCTTCCCGTTCATCGAAGGAATCAACCCGAACATCAAAGATGGCCGCACGGCTGAGTACAACTTCAACATCCAGTACGAGGCTGGGCGCAGCACGCTGGTGCAGGTCGGCTACGTTGGGACGCGTTCGGACCACCGCTCGGGCCAGCTGGAGTTCGATCAGGCATTGCTTGCCTCTCCGGGCAATCCGGTGAACGGGCAGACCGTCAACACCAGTGACAATGCATTTCTGCGGATGCCCTTCCAGGGCCTCAGCCCAGGATCGCTGCTCACGGACTCAGTCTTCGAGGCCAACTTCAACGCGCTGGAAGCAAGCATCCTGCGGCGTCTATCGCATGGGCTTGAATTTCAGGTCAGCTATACCTGGTCGAAGAACCTCGACGAGGTCAATGGCGAAGGTGGCACGGATACCTTCGAGCTGCAGTTACCCACGAACGATCAGTTTCATCTGCGACAGTCCTCCTATGGTCTGGCCAACGACGATCGAGCTCAGCGCCTTGTGATCAACGCAGTCTGGAACACGCCACACGTGCACACGGGTCCCGCGGCTCTACGGCATATCGCGAACGATTGGCAGTTCTCAGGAATCGCCCTCATTCAGTCGGGCGCTGCACTCAGTGTTTTCGACGGCAACGCCGGTTCGGTTTATTCGCTGCTGGGAGGCGAGGTTCGCGCCCAGGTGGTCCCCCACGCGTCACCGTCCACGAAGGGCTCTCTGTTCGATCGGGTCGTGAGCGGCCGCTATCTCGACGCGACTGCGTTTCAACGAGCACCGCAGGCGCCCAATAGCTCCAGCATCGCCGATGAGGATTTTGGCAATAGCGGCGTGGGCCTCGTTCGCGGCCCGGGCCAGCATAATCTCGACTTTGCCGTCGAGCGGATCTTTCCATTGCGGGAGCAGCTAAAGCTCTCGTTCCGCAGCGAATTCTTCAACCTCACCAATACGCCCCAGTTTGGCAACCCGAACAACAACCTTGGTTATGGAAACCCATTGCAGCCGGCTGTCGCCAGTCAAAGCTTCGGCCTGATCCTCGGCGAGCAGGGCGGACCCCATCCTCGCATTATTCAACTCGCAGCCAAGCTGAGGTTCTAA